From the Opitutia bacterium genome, one window contains:
- a CDS encoding 2-isopropylmalate synthase, whose amino-acid sequence MSSNYVRIFDTSLRDGEQAPGASMTSSEKLEVARTLARLGVDVIEAGFPAASPDDLAAVQAIAAEVGQTPVEGRPQSEPPIICGLARCTRNDIATAWEGVKGAKRPRIHTFLATSDIHLQHKLRMTRPEVVARAVEMVTFARSLCADIEFSPEDAGRSDPKFLYEVLEAVIKAGATTLNIPDTVGYTMPDEYGAMIAGVIANTPGAKDVIISTHCHDDLGLAVANTLAGLRAGARQAEVTLNGIGERAGNASLEELVMAIKTRGEKVGLQTGIDSKQLCRASKLISRVTSYPVPPNKAIVGANAFAHESGIHQDGMIKNAQTYEIMRPEDVGATQTTLVLGKHSGRNAVSKRLAELGYPLEGEALARAFAEFKKLADRKKSVHDADLIALANDERTQAPELWTLEDLQVACGTTGLPTATVRLKGPDGKLHVHAAVGTGPVDATYKAIATIVGTPVELVEFVVNAVTEGIDALGEVSVRVKHDDQRSAHGHGADTDIIVASAKAYLAAVNLVLSRQNAAPVHAQKSSVPADAAH is encoded by the coding sequence ATGTCCTCGAATTACGTCCGCATTTTCGACACCAGCCTGCGCGACGGTGAGCAAGCTCCCGGCGCCTCCATGACCTCGAGCGAGAAGCTTGAAGTTGCCCGCACGCTGGCGCGACTTGGCGTCGATGTGATCGAGGCGGGTTTCCCGGCGGCGTCGCCCGACGATCTCGCCGCCGTGCAAGCTATCGCCGCCGAGGTTGGCCAGACTCCCGTCGAAGGCCGTCCGCAAAGCGAGCCGCCGATCATCTGCGGCCTCGCGCGCTGCACGCGCAACGACATCGCGACCGCCTGGGAAGGCGTCAAAGGCGCCAAGCGCCCGCGCATCCACACTTTCCTCGCGACGAGCGACATTCACCTGCAGCACAAGCTCCGCATGACGCGCCCCGAAGTCGTGGCGCGCGCGGTCGAGATGGTGACGTTCGCGCGTTCGCTCTGCGCCGATATCGAGTTCTCGCCCGAGGACGCCGGCCGCAGCGACCCGAAGTTTCTCTACGAGGTGCTCGAAGCCGTCATCAAAGCCGGCGCGACCACGCTCAACATTCCCGACACCGTCGGCTACACCATGCCCGACGAATACGGCGCGATGATCGCCGGCGTCATCGCCAACACGCCCGGCGCGAAGGACGTGATCATTTCCACGCATTGCCACGACGACCTCGGCCTCGCCGTCGCCAATACGCTCGCAGGCCTCCGCGCCGGCGCGCGTCAGGCGGAAGTCACGCTCAACGGCATCGGCGAGCGCGCGGGCAACGCCTCGCTTGAGGAACTCGTCATGGCGATCAAGACGCGCGGCGAGAAAGTCGGCCTGCAAACCGGCATCGACTCGAAGCAGCTCTGCCGCGCCTCGAAGCTCATCTCACGCGTCACCAGCTATCCCGTTCCGCCGAACAAGGCGATCGTCGGCGCCAACGCCTTCGCGCACGAGTCCGGCATCCACCAGGACGGCATGATCAAGAACGCGCAGACCTACGAGATCATGCGTCCCGAGGACGTCGGCGCGACGCAGACGACGCTCGTGCTCGGCAAGCATTCCGGCCGCAACGCCGTCTCGAAGCGCCTCGCCGAACTCGGTTATCCGCTCGAAGGCGAGGCGCTCGCGCGCGCCTTCGCCGAGTTCAAGAAACTCGCCGACCGCAAAAAATCGGTGCACGACGCCGACCTCATCGCGCTTGCCAACGACGAGCGCACGCAGGCGCCCGAACTCTGGACGCTCGAAGATCTCCAGGTCGCCTGCGGCACGACCGGGCTCCCGACTGCCACCGTCCGTCTCAAAGGCCCCGACGGCAAACTGCACGTGCACGCCGCCGTGGGCACCGGCCCGGTCGACGCGACCTACAAGGCGATCGCGACGATCGTCGGCACCCCGGTCGAGTTGGTTGAATTCGTCGTCAATGCCGTCACCGAAGGCATCGACGCGCTCGGCGAAGTTTCCGTCCGCGTGAAGCACGACGACCAACGTTCCGCGCACGGCCACGGCGCCGACACCGACATCATCGTCGCGAGTGCGAAAGCTTATCTCGCGGCGGTCAACCTCGTGCTCTCGCGCCAGAACGCCGCGCCGGTGCACGCGCAGAAATCCAGCGTCCCGGCCGACGCCGCGCACTGA
- a CDS encoding citramalate synthase → MNLPSSAVDARPVSSFSIMSTSVLPASVEVFDTTLRDGAQTEGISYSLEDKIRIAQKLDELGVTFIEGGWPGSNPKDAAFFDAARTRTWKHAKIVAFGATRRANIAPADDPSVQALVAAGTEVCCIFGKSSVMQVEEVLRTTLDENLRMIEDTVAYLRAQGKRVIYDAEHFFDAFDANPDYALKTLAAAQKGGAETLTLCDTNGGHLPWQVEDTVRAVRALFGPAQRIGMHTHDDTGCAVANTVAGVRAGAAHVQGTVNGFGERCGNANLCIVVPNLELKLGVRALPAGALARLYEVAHFVAEVANLSLNEHMAYVGHSAFAHKAGVHVSAMLRHPDAYQHIEPTKVGNEMRVVVSELSGRANLVSKAEHFGVSGLDAQTGAKVVEDIKALENEGFSFEAAEASVALLVRRRAPEYAAPFKLINYRVMVSRHDEKRFAEATIKLQVEADEVHTAASGDGPVHAFDRALRKALEPHFPVVRGIHLADYKVRILNTGSGTAAITRVLIDWHNGDARWSTVGAGPNILEATWLALADGYEFGLTPVSTKTPAAV, encoded by the coding sequence ATGAACTTGCCGTCTTCGGCGGTCGACGCCCGTCCGGTCTCTAGTTTTTCCATCATGTCCACTTCCGTCCTCCCCGCTTCTGTCGAAGTTTTCGACACCACGCTGCGCGACGGTGCCCAGACCGAGGGCATCTCGTATTCGCTCGAGGACAAGATTCGCATTGCCCAGAAACTCGACGAGCTCGGCGTCACCTTCATCGAAGGCGGCTGGCCGGGCTCGAACCCGAAGGACGCCGCGTTCTTCGACGCCGCGCGCACGCGCACGTGGAAACACGCGAAAATCGTCGCGTTCGGCGCCACGCGTCGCGCCAACATCGCGCCCGCCGACGATCCAAGCGTGCAGGCGCTCGTCGCGGCGGGCACGGAGGTTTGCTGCATCTTCGGCAAGTCGTCGGTGATGCAGGTCGAGGAAGTGCTGCGCACCACGCTCGACGAGAACCTGCGCATGATCGAGGACACCGTCGCTTACCTGCGCGCGCAGGGGAAGCGCGTGATCTACGACGCCGAGCATTTCTTCGACGCGTTCGACGCGAATCCCGACTACGCGCTCAAAACGCTCGCCGCCGCGCAGAAGGGTGGGGCGGAAACACTGACGCTCTGCGACACCAACGGCGGGCATCTGCCGTGGCAGGTCGAGGACACCGTTCGCGCCGTTCGTGCGCTCTTCGGTCCAGCGCAGCGCATCGGCATGCACACGCATGACGACACCGGTTGCGCCGTGGCGAACACCGTCGCGGGCGTCCGCGCCGGCGCCGCGCACGTGCAGGGCACGGTCAACGGCTTCGGCGAACGCTGCGGCAACGCCAACCTCTGCATCGTGGTGCCGAACTTGGAGTTGAAACTCGGTGTGCGCGCGCTGCCCGCCGGCGCCTTGGCGCGCCTCTACGAAGTTGCGCATTTCGTGGCCGAGGTCGCGAATCTCTCCCTCAACGAGCACATGGCCTACGTCGGTCACAGCGCGTTCGCCCACAAGGCCGGCGTGCACGTTTCGGCGATGCTGCGTCATCCCGATGCCTACCAGCACATCGAGCCGACGAAAGTCGGCAACGAGATGCGCGTCGTCGTCAGCGAGCTCTCCGGCCGCGCCAATCTTGTTTCCAAGGCCGAGCATTTCGGCGTGTCCGGCCTCGACGCGCAGACGGGCGCGAAGGTCGTGGAGGACATCAAGGCGCTGGAGAACGAGGGGTTCTCGTTCGAGGCCGCCGAGGCCAGCGTCGCGTTGCTCGTGCGTCGTCGCGCGCCGGAATACGCCGCGCCGTTCAAGCTCATCAATTATCGCGTGATGGTCAGCCGCCACGACGAGAAGCGTTTCGCCGAGGCGACGATCAAGCTCCAGGTCGAGGCCGACGAGGTGCACACCGCCGCCAGCGGCGACGGTCCGGTGCACGCCTTCGACCGTGCGCTCCGCAAGGCGCTCGAACCGCACTTCCCGGTCGTGCGCGGCATACACTTGGCGGACTACAAGGTCCGCATCCTGAACACCGGCTCCGGCACCGCCGCCATCACGCGCGTGCTGATCGACTGGCACAACGGCGACGCCCGTTGGAGCACGGTCGGCGCCGGCCCCAACATCCTCGAAGCCACATGGCTCGCATTGGCCGATGGTTACGAGTTCGGGCTCACTCCTGTTTCCACGAAAACGCCGGCCGCCGTGTAA
- the ilvC gene encoding ketol-acid reductoisomerase has product MAKIYYDKQADLSLIRARKVAIVGYGSQGHAHALNLRDSGVDVRVGLAKDSKSRPKAKKAGLKVDTVEAVAKWADVIMMLVPDHVAARVYRESVAPNLAAGKALFFAHGFNIRFGGIKPPADVDVCMVAPKSPGHRVREVFQEGGGVPGLYAVHQDASGKAKALALSYARGIGCTRAGVLETTFTEETETDLFGEQAVLCGGCSELVKAGFKTLVDAGYQPEIAYFECLHELKLIVDLMYRGGLNYMRYSVSDTAEWGDYQSGPRVITKETQKEMKRILADIQSGKFAKRFMAENEKHGRKTMNAFRKKERSQPIEKVGVQLRAMMPFLNPVVISK; this is encoded by the coding sequence ATGGCTAAAATCTATTACGACAAGCAGGCGGACCTCTCGCTGATCCGCGCCCGCAAAGTTGCGATCGTCGGCTACGGCTCCCAAGGCCACGCCCACGCGCTCAATCTCCGCGACAGCGGTGTCGACGTGCGCGTCGGCCTCGCGAAGGACTCCAAGTCCCGCCCGAAGGCCAAGAAGGCCGGCCTCAAAGTCGACACCGTCGAAGCCGTCGCGAAATGGGCCGACGTTATCATGATGCTCGTGCCAGACCACGTCGCCGCGCGCGTCTACCGCGAGTCCGTCGCTCCGAATCTCGCCGCCGGCAAGGCGCTGTTCTTCGCCCACGGTTTCAACATCCGCTTCGGCGGCATCAAGCCCCCGGCCGACGTCGACGTGTGCATGGTCGCTCCGAAGAGCCCCGGCCACCGCGTGCGCGAAGTGTTCCAGGAGGGCGGCGGCGTCCCCGGACTCTACGCCGTGCACCAGGACGCCTCCGGCAAGGCCAAGGCCCTCGCGCTCTCCTACGCGCGCGGCATCGGCTGCACCCGCGCCGGCGTGCTCGAGACGACGTTCACCGAAGAGACGGAGACCGACTTGTTCGGCGAGCAGGCCGTGTTGTGCGGCGGTTGCTCCGAGCTGGTGAAAGCCGGCTTCAAGACGCTCGTCGACGCCGGCTATCAGCCGGAGATCGCCTACTTCGAGTGCCTCCACGAGCTGAAGCTCATCGTCGACCTGATGTATCGCGGCGGCCTGAACTACATGCGCTACTCCGTTTCCGACACGGCGGAGTGGGGCGATTATCAGAGCGGCCCGCGCGTCATCACCAAGGAGACGCAGAAGGAAATGAAGCGCATCCTCGCCGACATCCAGAGCGGCAAGTTCGCCAAGCGCTTCATGGCCGAAAACGAGAAGCACGGCCGCAAGACGATGAACGCGTTCCGCAAGAAGGAGCGCAGCCAGCCCATCGAAAAGGTCGGCGTGCAGCTCCGCGCCATGATGCCGTTCCTCAATCCCGTCGTGATCTCGAAATAA
- the leuB gene encoding 3-isopropylmalate dehydrogenase, with product MKATIALTPGDGIGPEVVHEARLLLSDVASHYGHQFEFTEHLLGGCAIDRHGTALPDETLQGCRRADAVLLGAVGGPKWDDPQAKVRPEQGLLAIRKALGLYANLRPISPHPALAKLSPLKPERVAGVDFIVVRELTGGLYFGTPKGREQTPDGERAVDTLVYTEAEIRRIVKLAFQLAQLRRKLVTSVDKANVLESSRLWRKVAIEVGKEFPDVKLEHQLVDSCAMRLITHASSFDVIVTENMFGDILTDEAAVLAGSLGMCPSASLGEGRIGLYEPIHGSAPDIAGKGIANPTGTILSAAMLLRHSLGLEAEAKAVEAAVSATIDAGQLTGDLGAAKPLTTAQMGAAIRARLADARN from the coding sequence ATGAAGGCAACCATCGCACTCACCCCCGGGGACGGCATCGGCCCCGAAGTCGTCCACGAGGCACGACTTCTGCTTTCCGATGTGGCGAGTCACTATGGTCACCAATTCGAATTCACCGAGCACCTTCTGGGCGGCTGCGCGATCGATCGCCACGGCACTGCACTTCCGGACGAAACGCTTCAGGGCTGTCGTCGCGCGGATGCTGTTCTGCTCGGCGCCGTTGGTGGACCTAAGTGGGACGACCCACAGGCCAAAGTCCGCCCCGAACAGGGCCTCCTCGCGATCCGCAAGGCGCTCGGACTTTACGCCAATCTCCGGCCCATCAGCCCGCATCCCGCGCTCGCCAAGCTCTCTCCGCTCAAGCCCGAGCGTGTGGCCGGAGTCGACTTCATCGTCGTTCGCGAACTCACCGGTGGACTCTATTTCGGAACTCCTAAGGGACGCGAGCAGACGCCCGACGGCGAGCGCGCCGTCGACACGCTGGTCTACACCGAGGCCGAGATTCGACGCATCGTGAAACTCGCCTTCCAACTTGCGCAGCTGCGCCGGAAGCTCGTCACCTCGGTCGACAAGGCCAACGTGCTCGAGTCCTCCCGGCTCTGGCGCAAGGTGGCAATCGAGGTCGGCAAGGAGTTCCCCGACGTGAAACTCGAGCACCAGCTCGTCGACTCCTGCGCCATGCGCCTCATCACGCATGCGTCGTCGTTCGACGTCATCGTGACCGAAAACATGTTCGGCGACATCCTCACCGACGAGGCCGCTGTGCTCGCCGGATCGCTCGGCATGTGCCCCAGCGCCTCGCTCGGCGAAGGCCGCATCGGCCTCTACGAGCCCATCCACGGTTCCGCGCCCGACATTGCCGGCAAGGGCATCGCCAATCCCACCGGCACGATCCTTTCCGCCGCGATGCTGCTCCGCCACTCGCTCGGCCTCGAAGCCGAGGCCAAGGCCGTCGAGGCCGCCGTCTCCGCCACGATCGATGCCGGCCAGCTCACCGGCGACCTCGGCGCCGCCAAGCCGCTGACGACCGCGCAAATGGGCGCGGCCATCCGCGCCCGCCTCGCCGACGCGCGCAACTGA
- the ilvN gene encoding acetolactate synthase small subunit, whose translation MPKHTLIAYVEDVPGVLNRVASLFRRRNFNIDSLTVGRTEQAGVSRLTVVVDATDAGARIVEANLYKLVNVLRVDDLTHKPALNRELGLVKVKVTAATRSQVLEFVDMFRARVVDVDEESLVIEVTGTPEKIGKFEMVLRPYGILELVRTGSVSMARGHDKLSANPPLVRAEVAASAADDHSHAGVSMSV comes from the coding sequence ATGCCGAAACATACTCTCATCGCCTACGTCGAGGACGTGCCCGGCGTGCTGAACCGCGTCGCTTCGCTGTTCCGCCGCCGCAACTTCAACATCGACTCTCTCACCGTTGGCCGCACCGAGCAGGCCGGCGTCTCGCGTCTCACCGTCGTGGTCGACGCCACCGACGCCGGCGCGCGCATCGTCGAGGCCAACCTCTACAAGCTCGTCAACGTGCTCCGCGTCGACGACCTCACGCACAAGCCGGCGCTCAACCGCGAACTCGGCCTCGTGAAGGTCAAGGTCACCGCCGCCACGCGTTCGCAGGTGCTTGAGTTCGTCGACATGTTCCGCGCCCGCGTCGTCGACGTGGACGAGGAATCGCTCGTCATCGAAGTCACCGGCACGCCGGAGAAAATCGGTAAGTTCGAGATGGTGCTCCGTCCCTACGGCATCCTCGAGCTCGTCCGCACCGGCTCCGTCTCGATGGCGCGCGGCCACGACAAGCTCTCCGCCAATCCGCCGCTCGTGCGCGCGGAGGTCGCCGCGAGCGCGGCCGACGACCACAGCCACGCCGGCGTCTCAATGTCCGTATGA
- the ilvB gene encoding biosynthetic-type acetolactate synthase large subunit: MKLTGAEIIWECLIREGVDVVFGYPGGAILPTYDAMTKYPQIHHVLTRHEQGATHMADGYARASGKVGVAIATSGPGATNMVTGIATAMMDSSPIVCITGQVGSRALGTDAFQETDVTGVTLPVTKHNYLVTKTADIARVIREAFYIAKSGRPGPVLVDITKDAQQLTAEFDWEAAAPKLPGYRPNLRALPTEYERALELINSAKRPVILAGQGIKLSGATAQVLELADTARIPIAVTLLGLGVVPASSPFNLGMMGMHGEAWVNQAIQQADLLIALGMRFDDRVTGNLKTYAPHAKKIHVEIDPSEVNKNVHVDVPLIGDLREVLEELLPKVRTSDRGEWWAKIAEMKGDSAVRDIQALPDNGHLYAAHVINDLWRATKDRDTIVVTDVGQHQMWEAQYYRHEKPRSLITSGGLGTMGFALPAAIGAKFACPEKDVWVVVGDGGFQMTSCELATAEQEGIKVNVAIINNAFLGMVRQWQEFFYEKRYAATPMTGPDFVKLAEAYRLNGLRCDKRAEVNSTVKAVLADKRTTVVDFVVEQEDAVFPMVPAGADLDAMIRRPKREILAESGADKEWQMPNGESAAVSELTLTGGPSKAASVPAAKRKPAPSLKKKSAETSKKSSRPVVAKATKAGKRR; this comes from the coding sequence ATGAAACTCACTGGCGCAGAAATCATCTGGGAATGCCTCATCCGCGAAGGCGTGGATGTCGTGTTCGGTTACCCGGGCGGCGCGATCCTCCCGACCTACGACGCGATGACGAAGTATCCGCAGATTCATCACGTCCTCACGCGCCACGAACAGGGCGCCACGCACATGGCCGACGGCTATGCGCGCGCCAGCGGCAAGGTCGGTGTCGCCATCGCGACGTCGGGCCCCGGCGCCACCAACATGGTCACCGGCATCGCCACCGCGATGATGGACTCGTCCCCGATCGTGTGCATCACCGGCCAGGTCGGCTCGCGTGCGCTCGGCACGGACGCGTTCCAGGAGACCGACGTCACCGGCGTCACGCTCCCGGTCACGAAGCACAACTACCTCGTGACGAAAACCGCCGACATCGCGCGCGTCATCCGCGAGGCATTCTACATCGCCAAGAGCGGTCGCCCGGGCCCGGTGCTTGTCGACATCACGAAGGATGCGCAGCAACTCACCGCCGAGTTCGACTGGGAAGCGGCCGCGCCGAAGCTTCCGGGCTATCGCCCGAACCTCCGCGCGTTGCCGACCGAATACGAGCGCGCGCTCGAGTTGATCAATTCCGCCAAGCGCCCGGTGATCCTCGCCGGCCAAGGCATCAAGCTCTCCGGCGCCACCGCGCAGGTGCTCGAACTCGCCGACACCGCGCGCATCCCGATCGCGGTCACGTTGCTCGGCCTCGGTGTCGTGCCGGCTTCCTCGCCGTTCAACCTCGGCATGATGGGCATGCACGGCGAGGCGTGGGTCAATCAGGCCATCCAACAAGCCGACCTGCTCATCGCGCTCGGCATGCGCTTCGACGATCGCGTCACCGGCAACCTCAAGACCTACGCGCCGCACGCGAAGAAGATTCACGTCGAGATCGACCCGTCCGAAGTGAACAAGAACGTCCACGTCGACGTGCCGCTCATCGGCGATCTCCGCGAAGTGCTCGAGGAATTGCTCCCGAAGGTCCGCACTTCGGACCGCGGCGAATGGTGGGCCAAGATCGCTGAGATGAAGGGCGACTCCGCCGTGCGCGACATCCAGGCGCTCCCCGACAACGGCCACCTCTACGCCGCGCACGTGATCAACGACCTCTGGCGCGCCACGAAGGATCGCGACACCATCGTCGTTACCGACGTCGGCCAGCACCAGATGTGGGAAGCGCAGTATTATCGCCACGAGAAGCCGCGTTCGCTCATCACCTCCGGCGGCCTCGGCACGATGGGCTTCGCGCTCCCCGCGGCCATCGGTGCCAAATTCGCCTGCCCGGAAAAAGACGTGTGGGTGGTCGTCGGCGACGGCGGCTTCCAGATGACTTCGTGCGAACTGGCCACCGCCGAGCAGGAAGGCATCAAGGTCAACGTCGCGATCATCAACAACGCCTTCCTCGGCATGGTGCGCCAGTGGCAGGAGTTTTTCTACGAGAAGCGCTACGCCGCCACGCCGATGACCGGTCCTGACTTCGTCAAACTCGCCGAAGCCTACCGCCTCAACGGCCTGCGTTGCGACAAGCGCGCCGAGGTGAACTCGACGGTCAAAGCCGTGCTCGCCGACAAACGCACGACCGTCGTCGACTTCGTGGTCGAGCAGGAGGACGCCGTGTTCCCCATGGTGCCCGCCGGCGCCGACCTCGATGCGATGATCCGCCGCCCGAAGCGCGAAATCCTCGCCGAGTCCGGCGCGGACAAGGAGTGGCAGATGCCCAACGGCGAGAGCGCCGCCGTCTCCGAACTCACGCTCACCGGCGGTCCGTCAAAAGCCGCCTCCGTCCCGGCCGCGAAGCGCAAGCCCGCGCCGTCACTGAAGAAAAAATCCGCCGAGACTTCGAAGAAGTCGAGCCGCCCCGTGGTCGCGAAAGCGACGAAGGCGGGCAAGCGCCGCTAA
- a CDS encoding class I SAM-dependent methyltransferase — protein sequence MCAVAEVWKENQVVADYLSRRQAIPFSEAQSGVMLDVLAAGCESVGTFLDLGCGDGVLGAAMRARFPASRGVLLDFSEPMLRRAREMLASEKDGLEFALADYATSTWLASVKMFAPFDAVVSGYSIHHQPDSRKRSLYAEIFALLRPGGWFVNVEHVAPAASLTTAIFEGHFIDHAFAVESARGTGRSRAQIADEFHRRPDKAANILAPVETQCSWLRAAGFEEVDCFFKIHELAVFGGRRPSGL from the coding sequence ATGTGCGCCGTCGCTGAAGTTTGGAAAGAAAATCAGGTTGTCGCCGACTATCTATCGCGGCGACAAGCGATACCATTCAGTGAGGCGCAGAGCGGAGTGATGCTCGACGTGCTCGCCGCGGGCTGCGAAAGCGTGGGAACGTTTCTCGATCTCGGATGCGGCGATGGTGTGCTTGGCGCCGCCATGCGGGCGCGTTTTCCAGCGAGTCGTGGCGTGTTGCTGGATTTCTCGGAGCCCATGCTCCGACGTGCGCGGGAAATGCTCGCGTCGGAGAAGGATGGTCTGGAGTTTGCGCTCGCCGACTACGCCACGTCCACGTGGCTGGCCTCGGTGAAGATGTTTGCGCCGTTCGATGCCGTGGTTTCCGGCTATTCGATTCACCATCAGCCGGACTCTCGCAAACGCAGTCTCTACGCGGAGATATTCGCGCTGTTGCGGCCGGGTGGGTGGTTCGTGAACGTCGAACACGTGGCGCCGGCGGCATCGCTGACGACGGCGATCTTCGAGGGGCATTTCATCGATCATGCTTTTGCCGTCGAATCCGCGCGCGGCACCGGTCGCTCTCGCGCGCAAATCGCGGATGAATTTCACCGCCGGCCTGACAAGGCGGCCAACATCCTCGCGCCCGTCGAGACGCAGTGTTCGTGGCTGCGCGCCGCGGGCTTCGAAGAGGTCGATTGCTTCTTCAAAATTCATGAACTTGCCGTCTTCGGCGGTCGACGCCCGTCCGGTCTCTAG
- the ilvD gene encoding dihydroxy-acid dehydratase gives MSEDLRKNSRAITEGVSRAPARAMLKAVGFTDEDLKKPLIGIANTWTEIGPCNYHLRELAEAVKAGIRAAGGTPMEFNTVSISDGITMGTEGMKTSLISREVIADSIELVVRGNYLDGLVCLSGCDKTNPGVMMALARVNVPGLALYGGSINHGDHHGKALTVQDVFEAVGAFNAGKIDEKEFKCVENAACPTAGSCGGQFTANTMATVMEAVGISPAGLNGIPAVDPTKKDAARRCGELAVELVRRDLRPAQIFIRPAFENAIRAVAASGGSTNAVLHLIALAHEVGVPLSLEDFDRLSDQTPTIATLKPGGLYTAPEMHAAGGITLLLRRLLEGGLLTGGCPTVTGRSLAEEVKNAPETPGQQVIRSVEKPFKPHGGLVILRGNLAEEGCVLKVAGSSVQKHRGPARVFNCEEDAMAAATAQKIKAGDVVVIRYEGPKGGPGMREMLGVTAALAGAGLADSVALLTDGRFSGATRGMSIGHVAPEAFVGGAIAFVREGDIIEIDVAARKLHVEVAAVDFTYRRQGWTPPVPRYQRGVMAKYANTVSSAAQGAVTS, from the coding sequence ATGAGCGAAGACCTGCGCAAGAACTCCCGGGCGATCACCGAGGGCGTCAGCCGGGCGCCCGCGCGCGCCATGCTCAAGGCGGTCGGATTCACCGACGAGGACCTCAAGAAGCCGCTCATCGGCATCGCGAACACGTGGACCGAAATTGGTCCATGCAACTATCACCTCCGCGAACTCGCCGAGGCCGTGAAAGCCGGCATCCGCGCGGCCGGCGGCACGCCGATGGAATTCAACACCGTCTCCATCTCCGACGGCATCACGATGGGCACCGAGGGCATGAAGACCTCGCTCATCTCGCGCGAAGTCATCGCCGATTCCATCGAGCTCGTCGTGCGCGGCAATTACCTCGACGGCCTCGTCTGCCTCTCCGGCTGCGACAAGACCAACCCCGGCGTCATGATGGCGCTCGCTCGCGTCAACGTGCCGGGCCTCGCCCTCTACGGCGGGTCGATCAACCACGGCGATCACCACGGCAAGGCGCTGACCGTGCAGGACGTGTTCGAAGCCGTCGGCGCGTTCAACGCCGGCAAGATCGACGAAAAGGAATTCAAGTGCGTCGAGAACGCCGCGTGCCCGACCGCGGGTTCGTGCGGCGGCCAGTTCACCGCGAACACGATGGCCACCGTCATGGAGGCCGTCGGCATCTCGCCCGCGGGCTTGAACGGCATTCCCGCGGTCGATCCGACGAAGAAAGACGCGGCGCGCCGCTGCGGTGAACTCGCCGTCGAACTCGTGCGTCGCGACCTGCGCCCGGCGCAGATCTTTATTCGGCCGGCGTTCGAGAACGCCATCCGCGCGGTCGCCGCTTCGGGCGGTTCGACCAACGCCGTGTTGCACCTCATCGCTCTCGCTCACGAGGTCGGCGTGCCGCTCTCGCTCGAGGATTTTGATCGTCTCAGCGACCAGACGCCGACCATCGCGACGCTCAAGCCCGGCGGTCTCTACACCGCGCCCGAGATGCACGCCGCCGGCGGCATCACGCTGCTGCTCCGCCGTCTGCTCGAGGGCGGATTGCTCACCGGCGGTTGCCCGACGGTCACCGGTCGTTCGCTTGCCGAGGAAGTGAAGAACGCGCCCGAGACGCCCGGCCAGCAGGTCATCCGCTCGGTCGAGAAGCCCTTCAAGCCGCACGGCGGCCTCGTCATCCTCCGCGGCAATCTCGCCGAGGAAGGCTGCGTGCTCAAAGTCGCCGGCAGCAGCGTGCAAAAGCATCGCGGCCCGGCGCGTGTGTTCAACTGCGAGGAGGACGCCATGGCCGCGGCCACCGCGCAGAAGATCAAGGCGGGCGACGTCGTCGTCATTCGTTACGAAGGGCCCAAGGGCGGCCCCGGCATGCGCGAGATGCTCGGCGTCACCGCCGCGCTCGCGGGCGCCGGCCTCGCCGACTCGGTGGCGTTGCTCACCGACGGACGCTTCTCCGGCGCGACGCGCGGCATGTCCATCGGTCACGTTGCGCCCGAAGCCTTCGTGGGTGGCGCGATCGCGTTCGTGCGCGAAGGCGACATCATCGAAATCGACGTCGCCGCGCGCAAATTGCACGTCGAGGTCGCGGCGGTCGACTTCACCTACCGCCGCCAGGGCTGGACGCCGCCCGTGCCGCGTTACCAGCGCGGCGTGATGGCGAAATACGCCAACACCGTCTCGTCCGCCGCGCAGGGCGCGGTGACTTCCTGA